A single window of Flavobacterium sp. 140616W15 DNA harbors:
- a CDS encoding polysaccharide deacetylase family protein, with the protein MITHKKTAVFFILLLLLLLLTKQYIAIHFLWFILIGIIWLSIVAINSAQIKSNYHVKAYCSNPSLTENKIALTFDDGPSTITLEILDVLKKYDVKATFFCIGKNIEKHPEIIKRVLSEGHQVGNHSYSHSPFFDFYNAKKILEEINRTDVLLEKFTSKKIQFFRPPYGVTTPSIRRALQLSGHKVIGWSIRSLDGGLKDQKIIYNRIIKRISPGGIVLLHDTEKHSVLVLEQFLQFLQQNNYTVISVENLLNLKAYEV; encoded by the coding sequence ATGATAACACACAAAAAAACTGCTGTATTTTTTATCCTCTTATTGCTTTTATTGCTTCTTACCAAACAATATATAGCAATCCATTTTTTGTGGTTTATTTTAATTGGAATAATCTGGTTGAGTATAGTAGCGATAAACTCAGCACAAATAAAATCCAACTATCATGTAAAGGCTTATTGTAGTAACCCATCGCTAACCGAAAATAAAATTGCCTTAACATTTGATGACGGTCCAAGCACAATCACTCTAGAAATTTTAGATGTTTTAAAAAAATACGATGTAAAAGCTACTTTTTTTTGCATTGGGAAAAACATCGAGAAACACCCAGAAATCATAAAACGTGTTTTATCTGAAGGCCATCAGGTTGGGAATCATTCTTATAGTCATTCTCCTTTTTTTGATTTTTACAATGCTAAAAAAATATTAGAAGAAATTAATAGAACCGATGTACTTCTGGAAAAATTTACTTCAAAAAAAATACAATTCTTCAGACCTCCATATGGTGTAACAACTCCATCAATTCGCAGAGCTTTACAACTAAGTGGTCATAAAGTAATTGGTTGGAGTATTCGATCACTTGATGGTGGTCTTAAAGATCAAAAAATCATTTACAATCGTATTATAAAGCGAATTTCTCCTGGCGGAATCGTACTTTTGCACGATACCGAAAAACATTCCGTTTTGGTCTTGGAACAGTTCTTGCAGTTCTTGCAACAAAACAATTATACCGTGATTTCGGTTGAAAACCTTTTGAATCTTAAAGCATATGAAGTCTAA
- a CDS encoding outer membrane lipoprotein carrier protein LolA has product MKSKIYLFVIILNLFVLNSFAQEQKMSDSEIATFKQSVNIVSKKIKTLSTDFVQYKHLDFLSKDIETSGKMIFKEPNLLQWQYKKPYNYSIVFKNNKILINDEGKKSAVDIGNSKIFGRINKLIVGSVSGDMFDDKEFSISYFKSKNQNIAKFIPKDVTLKKYIKQIELTFDKEDATVVQVKLLESSEDYTRIVLKNKVINAKIDDSVFTN; this is encoded by the coding sequence ATGAAGTCTAAAATATATTTATTCGTTATTATTCTGAACCTGTTCGTTTTGAATTCTTTCGCACAAGAACAGAAAATGTCCGACAGTGAAATCGCAACTTTCAAACAATCAGTTAATATCGTTTCTAAAAAAATAAAAACATTAAGTACTGATTTTGTACAGTATAAACATTTAGATTTTTTATCCAAGGATATCGAAACATCAGGAAAGATGATTTTTAAAGAGCCTAACTTATTGCAATGGCAATACAAAAAACCATATAATTATAGTATTGTTTTTAAGAACAACAAAATCTTGATTAATGACGAAGGTAAAAAAAGTGCTGTAGACATTGGAAACAGCAAAATCTTTGGCCGAATAAATAAGCTCATTGTAGGCAGCGTGAGTGGCGATATGTTTGACGATAAAGAATTTAGTATCAGCTATTTTAAATCAAAAAATCAGAATATTGCCAAGTTCATTCCAAAAGATGTAACTTTAAAGAAATACATTAAACAAATAGAATTAACTTTTGATAAAGAAGACGCTACGGTTGTTCAGGTAAAACTGCTTGAATCATCTGAAGATTATACTCGAATTGTACTTAAAAACAAAGTGATAAATGCAAAAATCGACGACTCCGTTTTTACTAATTAG
- a CDS encoding lipid A biosynthesis acyltransferase, with amino-acid sequence MSEWDGKSKGTVLGYRIFVFLIQKAGVKSAYFLLYFVASYYFLFLKKSNRAIFYYFNQRLGYSYFKSKRMVFKSYYVFGQTIIDKVSISAGMREKFTYEFDGIESLKKLIAEKKGGILISAHIGNFEIAEHFFEEIDINFRINLITTDLERSDIKKYLESVTEKPTVNHIIIKDDLSHIFEINAALDRNELICFTGDRYLEGSKSLSGILLGKEADFPAGPFLIASRLKVPVVFVYAMKEPNLHYHLYAREATVKYRDEKGLLNAYIENVESILQKYPLQWFNYFDFWNQLKNKR; translated from the coding sequence ATGAGTGAATGGGATGGCAAATCAAAAGGAACAGTTTTAGGCTATAGAATATTCGTTTTTTTAATACAAAAAGCGGGTGTTAAATCTGCCTATTTCCTTTTATACTTTGTTGCTTCTTATTATTTTCTTTTCCTCAAAAAAAGCAATCGTGCCATCTTTTACTATTTTAACCAAAGACTAGGCTATTCTTATTTTAAATCTAAAAGAATGGTTTTCAAAAGCTACTATGTTTTTGGTCAAACCATAATTGATAAAGTCTCCATTTCTGCAGGAATGAGAGAAAAGTTTACCTATGAATTTGATGGTATCGAATCGTTAAAAAAACTGATTGCCGAAAAAAAAGGCGGTATCTTAATTAGTGCTCATATTGGGAATTTTGAAATTGCGGAACATTTCTTCGAAGAAATAGACATTAATTTCCGAATCAATTTGATTACTACCGACTTGGAGCGTTCAGATATAAAAAAATATTTAGAAAGCGTTACCGAAAAACCCACTGTCAACCATATAATTATAAAAGACGACTTATCTCATATTTTTGAGATCAACGCTGCCCTTGATCGAAACGAACTCATCTGTTTTACAGGTGATCGCTACCTTGAAGGATCTAAATCTTTATCTGGTATATTATTAGGCAAAGAAGCCGATTTTCCTGCAGGACCATTTTTAATAGCTTCTCGATTAAAAGTACCTGTTGTTTTTGTTTATGCAATGAAAGAACCAAATCTGCACTATCATTTATATGCACGTGAAGCGACTGTAAAATATCGTGATGAAAAAGGATTATTAAATGCCTATATAGAAAACGTTGAATCCATCCTTCAAAAATACCCGCTTCAATGGTTTAATTATTTTGATTTTTGGAATCAATTAAAAAATAAAAGATGA
- the fabG gene encoding 3-oxoacyl-ACP reductase FabG, protein MKCALVTGGSRGIGSAICKKLAVDTEYHILINYHSNKIAAEQTLEEVLKLGATAEIIQFDVSNFEEVQRVLTKWQDANPEAIVEAIVNNAGITKDGLFMWMSHEDWNGVMNTSVGGFFNVTQFFIQKMLRNKYGRIVNMVSVSGVKGTPGQTNYSAAKGAIVAATKALAQEVAKRNITVNAVAPGFIRTDMTSQLDEKELLKLIPVNRFGEAEEVANLVSFLISNKSSYITGEVININGGIYS, encoded by the coding sequence ATGAAATGCGCATTAGTAACTGGTGGTTCACGAGGAATTGGGAGTGCTATTTGTAAAAAATTAGCTGTAGATACAGAGTACCACATTCTGATTAATTATCATTCAAATAAAATTGCCGCTGAACAAACACTTGAAGAAGTCTTAAAATTAGGCGCAACTGCCGAGATTATACAATTTGATGTTTCAAATTTTGAAGAAGTACAACGTGTTTTAACCAAATGGCAGGATGCAAATCCTGAAGCAATTGTTGAGGCAATTGTAAACAATGCCGGAATTACAAAAGACGGCTTGTTTATGTGGATGTCACATGAAGACTGGAATGGTGTTATGAACACAAGTGTAGGTGGTTTTTTTAATGTCACACAATTTTTTATTCAAAAAATGCTCCGTAATAAATACGGACGTATTGTAAATATGGTTTCAGTTTCAGGAGTAAAAGGCACTCCGGGACAAACCAATTATTCTGCTGCAAAAGGCGCAATTGTAGCTGCTACTAAAGCATTGGCACAAGAAGTTGCCAAAAGAAACATTACCGTAAATGCAGTAGCACCAGGATTTATAAGAACTGACATGACAAGCCAGCTGGACGAAAAAGAATTATTGAAATTGATTCCTGTTAATCGTTTTGGAGAAGCTGAAGAAGTTGCAAATTTGGTAAGCTTTTTGATTTCGAATAAATCAAGTTATATAACTGGTGAAGTTATAAACATAAACGGTGGTATATATTCTTAA
- a CDS encoding porin family protein produces the protein MRKLTLIAFIFFIGFIKSHAQVTVSPGIRGGLNISNFTNFGSSNPKTDFYAGGLIAIKFNKYFTLQPELTYTRQGAEAREYLLGSSRSNKRTYELNYISLGAVAKYHFTGGGFHILGGPSVDFKINDNFPSYDYNPVGVDLAFVSGVGYTLPNGLTFEARFKQGLIDIYGYDGIDNGYDYYYDTIILNQVFQIGITYTFKVK, from the coding sequence ATGAGAAAATTAACCTTAATCGCATTTATATTTTTTATCGGCTTTATAAAATCTCATGCACAAGTAACCGTTAGCCCAGGAATTCGTGGTGGTTTAAATATTTCAAATTTTACCAATTTTGGATCCAGCAACCCAAAAACAGATTTTTATGCTGGTGGATTAATAGCTATAAAATTCAATAAATATTTTACACTTCAGCCAGAACTAACTTATACAAGACAAGGCGCAGAAGCTCGTGAATATTTATTAGGGTCAAGCAGGTCAAATAAAAGAACCTACGAATTAAATTATATTTCATTAGGTGCAGTTGCTAAATATCATTTTACTGGAGGCGGATTTCATATATTAGGTGGCCCTTCAGTAGATTTTAAAATTAATGACAATTTCCCTTCATATGATTACAATCCTGTTGGAGTTGACCTTGCTTTTGTTAGTGGTGTCGGATATACATTACCTAATGGTTTAACCTTTGAAGCGAGATTTAAACAAGGATTAATCGATATTTACGGATATGATGGAATTGATAATGGATACGATTACTACTACGATACTATTATTTTAAATCAAGTATTTCAAATTGGAATCACCTATACATTTAAAGTAAAATAA
- a CDS encoding beta-ketoacyl synthase, whose protein sequence is MNRRVVITGMGIYSCIGTSLNEVKESLYNGKSGIQFDAERKEFGFQSALTGMVPRPDLKNLLTRRQRMSIGEETEYAYMATIEALKNAGIDDSFFDDNEVGIMYGNDSVSKAVIDATDIVREKKDTALIGSGAIFKSMNSTVTMNLSTIFKLRGINLTISAACASGSHAIGLAYFLIKSGFQDIIICGGAQEINKYAMSSFDGLGVFSTGDVDPTKASRPFDSGRDGLVPSGGGATLILESYESAIKRGATIIAEVGGYGFSSNGGHISTPNVEGPSIAMQRALDDAKLNASDIDYINAHATSTPVGDENEAKAIFEIFGKSNPYVSSTKSMTGHECWMAGASEVIYSILMMQNDFIAPNINLETPDEAATKLNLVKTTLNKKIDIFLSNSFGFGGTNSALVVKKFKLNNE, encoded by the coding sequence ATGAATAGGAGAGTTGTAATTACAGGAATGGGAATTTACTCATGTATCGGAACTTCATTAAATGAAGTAAAAGAATCCCTGTATAATGGAAAATCAGGGATACAATTTGATGCAGAAAGAAAAGAATTTGGTTTTCAATCGGCATTAACTGGTATGGTTCCGAGACCAGATTTAAAAAATTTATTGACCCGAAGACAACGTATGAGTATTGGTGAAGAAACCGAATATGCTTATATGGCTACTATTGAAGCATTAAAAAATGCTGGAATTGACGATTCTTTTTTCGACGATAACGAAGTTGGTATTATGTATGGTAATGATAGCGTTTCAAAAGCCGTTATTGATGCAACCGACATTGTTAGAGAAAAAAAGGACACTGCCCTAATTGGTTCAGGAGCAATTTTTAAGTCCATGAATTCAACTGTTACAATGAACCTTTCGACAATATTTAAGTTAAGAGGAATTAATTTAACTATAAGTGCCGCTTGCGCAAGTGGTTCACACGCTATAGGTCTTGCTTATTTTTTAATAAAAAGCGGATTTCAGGATATCATAATTTGTGGTGGTGCACAAGAAATCAACAAATATGCCATGAGCAGTTTTGATGGCTTAGGTGTATTTTCTACTGGAGATGTTGACCCTACCAAAGCTTCAAGACCTTTTGATTCTGGTCGAGATGGTTTAGTTCCTAGTGGTGGAGGCGCAACTCTAATTCTAGAAAGTTATGAATCGGCCATAAAACGTGGAGCGACTATAATTGCTGAAGTTGGCGGTTATGGATTTTCATCAAATGGAGGTCATATTTCGACTCCAAATGTCGAAGGACCATCTATAGCAATGCAAAGAGCACTCGATGACGCAAAATTAAATGCCTCAGATATTGACTACATAAATGCACATGCCACTTCTACTCCTGTTGGAGATGAAAATGAAGCTAAAGCTATCTTCGAAATCTTTGGAAAAAGCAACCCCTATGTAAGTTCTACAAAATCAATGACAGGGCATGAATGCTGGATGGCAGGCGCTAGTGAAGTTATCTACTCTATCCTAATGATGCAAAATGACTTTATAGCTCCAAACATCAATTTAGAAACTCCTGACGAAGCAGCCACTAAATTAAATTTAGTCAAAACTACCTTAAATAAAAAAATTGATATATTTTTGTCCAATTCCTTCGGATTTGGAGGAACCAATTCTGCACTGGTAGTTAAAAAGTTTAAATTAAATAATGAATAA
- a CDS encoding 3-oxoacyl-ACP synthase produces the protein MTQNKTYIYDYSTIENNEIVLNGTSIFKIEPTIFADFSKQAYRNFDINYPKFFKMDSLSKLAFLGAELLLKSETELNLSDTELTKQTENNTALVLANKSSSLDTDVKYQESISDKENYYPSPAVFVYTLPNICLGEISIRHQLKSENSFFIFDAFNSEFMTNYANTLLQTNKAERVLCGWVEFFNEEYKAFLCVIGKEENQKYQNETIETLYNK, from the coding sequence ATGACTCAAAACAAAACATACATATACGATTATTCTACGATTGAAAACAACGAAATTGTTTTGAATGGAACTTCTATATTCAAAATAGAACCTACGATTTTTGCTGACTTTTCAAAACAAGCGTATCGCAATTTTGACATTAATTATCCTAAGTTTTTCAAGATGGATTCTTTAAGTAAACTTGCCTTTTTAGGTGCCGAATTACTTTTGAAATCAGAAACAGAATTGAACCTGAGCGATACTGAACTCACAAAGCAAACAGAAAACAATACTGCTTTAGTCTTAGCTAATAAATCATCTAGTTTAGATACCGATGTAAAATATCAGGAATCCATATCCGATAAGGAAAACTATTATCCAAGTCCTGCAGTTTTTGTTTATACGTTACCAAACATTTGTCTGGGCGAAATTAGTATTCGTCATCAACTAAAAAGCGAGAATTCTTTCTTTATATTTGACGCCTTCAATTCAGAATTTATGACCAATTATGCCAATACGCTTTTGCAGACTAATAAAGCAGAAAGGGTTCTTTGTGGATGGGTTGAATTTTTTAATGAAGAATATAAAGCCTTTCTTTGCGTAATTGGTAAAGAAGAGAACCAAAAATATCAAAACGAAACGATAGAAACATTATATAATAAATAA
- a CDS encoding beta-ketoacyl synthase: MNKGVAITGMGIISSIGNSVEENYISLINNKAAITTIENISTVHANSIKVGEIKKTNAELIAQLQLSKENNFSRTALLGTIAAKEAVANAGITSINEYKTGLISATTVGGMDMTEKYYYDYFENPELRKHIISHNCGDSTHKIADEIGLKGMITTISTACSSAANAIMLGARLIKTGKLDRVIVGGTDALAKFTINGFKTLMILSDGYNKPFDNERKGLNLGEAAAFLVLESDEIIKKENKKVLARVSGYGNANDAFHQTASSENGDGAYLAMKKAFDVAALNPSEIDYINVHGTATPNNDLSEGRAILRIYNEIPVPDFSSTKPFTGHTLAAAAAIEAVYSVLAIQNNLVFPSLNFETPMQEFNLTPQTTLKHKNIEHVLSNSFGFGGNCSTLIFSKNR; the protein is encoded by the coding sequence ATGAACAAAGGAGTTGCTATAACTGGAATGGGAATAATCTCTTCAATCGGAAATTCGGTTGAAGAAAATTATATTTCATTAATAAATAACAAAGCTGCTATTACAACTATCGAGAACATTTCGACAGTTCATGCTAATAGTATTAAGGTTGGTGAAATAAAAAAAACCAATGCTGAGTTAATCGCACAATTACAACTCAGTAAAGAAAATAACTTTTCAAGAACAGCTCTACTTGGTACTATTGCAGCCAAAGAAGCGGTTGCAAATGCAGGAATCACATCAATTAATGAATATAAAACGGGATTAATTTCGGCAACTACTGTTGGTGGAATGGATATGACCGAAAAATATTATTATGACTATTTTGAAAATCCCGAACTAAGGAAACATATTATTAGTCATAATTGTGGAGATTCAACTCATAAAATTGCTGATGAAATTGGATTAAAAGGTATGATTACTACAATAAGTACCGCTTGTTCTTCGGCTGCAAATGCAATTATGCTTGGAGCACGATTAATAAAAACAGGAAAACTAGACCGTGTAATTGTTGGAGGGACAGATGCTTTGGCAAAATTTACAATCAATGGTTTCAAAACGTTAATGATATTATCTGATGGATATAATAAACCTTTTGATAATGAACGTAAAGGATTGAATCTAGGGGAAGCTGCTGCTTTCTTAGTTTTAGAATCTGATGAAATTATAAAAAAAGAAAATAAAAAAGTACTCGCTCGTGTTTCGGGTTATGGTAATGCCAATGATGCCTTTCATCAAACAGCCTCTTCCGAAAATGGTGATGGTGCTTATCTTGCTATGAAAAAAGCATTCGATGTTGCAGCTTTAAATCCAAGCGAAATAGATTATATAAATGTTCATGGAACAGCAACTCCCAATAATGATTTATCTGAAGGAAGAGCTATTCTTAGAATTTACAACGAAATACCTGTTCCCGATTTTAGTTCGACCAAACCTTTTACAGGACATACGCTGGCAGCAGCAGCAGCAATCGAAGCTGTTTATAGTGTACTTGCGATTCAGAACAATCTGGTTTTCCCAAGTTTAAATTTTGAAACTCCAATGCAGGAATTTAATCTAACGCCACAAACAACTTTAAAGCATAAAAATATCGAACATGTATTATCAAATTCATTTGGATTTGGCGGTAATTGTTCCACTCTTATATTTTCTAAAAACAGATGA
- a CDS encoding phosphopantetheine-binding protein, with amino-acid sequence MDALKLELKNKIITVLNLEDITLGDINDNDPLFGDGLGLDSIDALELIVILDKDYGIKLIDPKEGKVIFQSIESMATYIEANRTK; translated from the coding sequence ATGGACGCATTAAAATTAGAATTAAAAAATAAAATCATTACTGTATTAAACCTTGAAGATATTACACTTGGTGACATTAATGACAATGACCCTTTGTTTGGAGATGGTTTGGGTTTAGATTCTATTGATGCTTTAGAATTAATCGTTATTCTAGATAAAGATTACGGAATTAAATTAATTGACCCGAAAGAAGGAAAAGTAATTTTTCAATCAATCGAATCAATGGCGACATATATTGAAGCAAACAGAACTAAGTAG
- a CDS encoding acyl carrier protein produces the protein MNKQEIIEKINVFLVDEFEVDNDDIEPNANLKDTLGLDSLDYVDLVVSVESNFGVKLVEVDFVGIATFQNFYDLIETKLKAKTA, from the coding sequence ATGAATAAGCAAGAGATAATAGAAAAAATTAATGTTTTTTTGGTTGATGAATTTGAAGTTGATAATGATGATATTGAACCAAATGCTAATTTAAAAGATACTTTAGGACTAGATAGTTTAGACTATGTAGATTTAGTAGTATCTGTAGAGTCAAATTTTGGCGTAAAATTAGTTGAAGTTGATTTTGTTGGTATTGCTACTTTTCAAAACTTTTATGACCTTATCGAAACCAAACTAAAAGCTAAAACTGCTTAA
- a CDS encoding beta-ketoacyl synthase N-terminal-like domain-containing protein: MTRAAYITQTNCITPLGFDVPSNIDAIVHGQSGIQLHENLSLMLIPFYASIINDDELNTAFAKVSPKTNYSRLEKMMLLALEPIIKNSKIDLDSKTAFILSTTKGNVTALKKDSPESFQNAYLHTLAQTIADYFGFKTQPIVVSNACVSGILAISVAKRILQSELYDNIFIVAGDEVSEFVLSGFNAFQAMSSLPCKPYSLNRTGVSLGEAAAAVLISANPATAKIKVAGDSSINDANHISGPSRTGEGLYRSIQNALNEAQIIPKNIDYISAHGTATSFNDEMEAIAFNRLEMGTVPVNSLKGFYGHTLGASGLLETVIAIESVLQNKLFVSLGFDELGVSQSINVIQKNEDKNIETFLKTASGFGGCNTAVVFEKVK, translated from the coding sequence ATGACAAGAGCAGCATACATCACGCAAACCAATTGTATCACACCATTAGGATTTGATGTTCCCTCGAACATTGATGCTATAGTTCATGGTCAATCGGGTATTCAATTGCATGAAAATCTCTCATTAATGCTGATTCCTTTTTATGCTTCTATTATAAATGATGACGAACTGAATACCGCTTTCGCAAAAGTTAGTCCAAAAACCAACTATTCGAGATTAGAGAAAATGATGCTATTGGCATTAGAACCAATAATCAAGAATTCTAAAATAGATTTAGATTCAAAGACAGCCTTTATACTTTCGACTACAAAAGGAAATGTTACTGCATTAAAAAAAGATTCACCTGAAAGTTTTCAGAATGCGTATTTACATACTTTGGCTCAAACAATAGCCGATTATTTTGGATTTAAAACCCAACCAATCGTAGTTTCGAATGCTTGCGTATCTGGGATTTTGGCCATTTCAGTTGCCAAAAGAATACTACAAAGCGAGCTTTACGACAATATTTTTATCGTTGCTGGCGATGAAGTCTCAGAATTTGTTTTGTCTGGCTTTAATGCTTTTCAAGCAATGAGTAGTTTACCATGCAAACCATATTCTTTAAACAGAACTGGTGTAAGTCTTGGCGAAGCTGCTGCTGCAGTTTTAATCTCTGCAAATCCGGCAACCGCAAAAATAAAAGTCGCAGGAGATAGTTCTATAAACGATGCCAATCATATTTCGGGTCCTTCTAGAACAGGCGAAGGTTTGTACCGAAGCATACAAAATGCCTTGAATGAAGCACAAATAATACCTAAGAATATTGATTATATTTCGGCACACGGAACCGCAACTTCTTTTAATGACGAAATGGAAGCTATTGCTTTCAACCGATTAGAAATGGGAACAGTTCCTGTAAATAGTCTGAAAGGTTTTTATGGTCATACCTTAGGCGCATCAGGCTTATTAGAAACCGTCATTGCGATTGAATCTGTACTTCAAAATAAGCTTTTCGTTTCATTAGGCTTTGATGAATTGGGCGTAAGTCAATCGATAAATGTTATTCAGAAAAACGAGGATAAAAATATCGAAACGTTCCTAAAAACAGCTTCAGGTTTTGGAGGTTGTAATACGGCTGTGGTTTTTGAAAAAGTGAAGTAA
- a CDS encoding thioesterase family protein, whose protein sequence is MIRKKEQYNEAIALTVTEEVRIRFNETDALGIVWHGYYITYFEDGREAFGRKHGITYTDIAKSGYTTPIVKSICEHKLSLRYGDVIRVETSIVDTPAAKIIFRFKIFNSNNEIVCTGETVQVFLNKEGNLMLTNPPFYEEWKRKVGLLK, encoded by the coding sequence ATGATAAGAAAAAAAGAACAATATAACGAAGCTATTGCATTAACAGTTACCGAAGAAGTCAGAATTCGCTTTAATGAAACTGATGCCTTAGGGATTGTTTGGCATGGTTATTACATAACCTATTTTGAAGATGGTCGTGAGGCTTTCGGACGTAAACACGGGATTACATACACTGATATTGCTAAGAGTGGATATACAACACCTATTGTAAAATCAATTTGTGAACATAAATTATCTTTACGCTATGGCGATGTTATTCGAGTAGAAACAAGCATCGTAGATACACCCGCAGCTAAAATAATTTTTAGATTTAAAATTTTTAATTCTAATAATGAAATTGTTTGCACAGGCGAAACCGTTCAGGTATTTTTAAATAAAGAAGGGAACTTAATGCTTACCAATCCTCCATTTTATGAAGAATGGAAACGAAAAGTAGGATTGTTGAAGTAA
- a CDS encoding beta-ketoacyl synthase N-terminal-like domain-containing protein, with product MKKVYINGTGCLSAQKTFDTVFLEEAEWNKNDTVLFLKKPVYKDFISPIASRRMANGIKNGIVASAYAMKEADVTNIDAIITGTGMGCIEDSEKFLKAIIDNNEEFLTPTAFIQSTHNTVGAQIALTLECKGYNFTYVNGAISFESALLDAKMQIEENEANSILVGGVDENGDHTISLFKLAGYIKEDREEPYQLLNETTKGYIHGEGACFFVLENEKKETTYAQLVDVEIKNELREDEVESEIIEFLKLNKLEISDIDAIILGFNGDVTFDSYYKILTENAFANTPQIYYKHLCGEYNTASAFGLWTGSKIIKTQTIPDLIKVNSIEKPAYNTILLYNQLNGKEHSFTLISK from the coding sequence ATGAAAAAAGTATATATAAATGGTACAGGTTGTCTTTCAGCCCAAAAAACATTCGATACTGTTTTTCTGGAAGAAGCAGAATGGAATAAAAACGACACTGTTTTATTTTTAAAAAAACCTGTTTACAAAGACTTTATTTCTCCAATTGCAAGCCGAAGAATGGCTAATGGAATCAAAAATGGAATCGTAGCTTCTGCTTATGCCATGAAAGAAGCCGATGTCACGAATATCGATGCTATTATTACAGGAACAGGAATGGGCTGCATCGAGGATTCAGAGAAATTCTTAAAAGCAATCATCGATAATAACGAAGAATTCTTAACACCTACTGCTTTTATACAATCAACTCACAATACCGTTGGAGCACAAATTGCCCTTACATTAGAATGCAAAGGATATAATTTTACTTATGTAAATGGTGCAATCTCTTTTGAGTCGGCTCTTTTAGATGCCAAAATGCAAATAGAAGAAAACGAAGCCAACTCAATATTAGTTGGTGGAGTTGATGAAAATGGTGATCATACAATATCTCTTTTTAAGTTGGCTGGTTATATAAAAGAAGACAGAGAAGAACCATACCAACTTTTAAACGAAACTACAAAAGGGTATATTCATGGAGAAGGAGCTTGTTTTTTTGTTTTAGAAAATGAAAAAAAAGAAACTACTTATGCTCAACTTGTAGATGTAGAAATTAAAAACGAACTACGAGAAGATGAAGTTGAATCTGAAATTATTGAATTTCTTAAATTAAATAAATTAGAAATTTCAGACATCGATGCTATCATCTTAGGCTTTAATGGAGATGTTACATTTGATTCTTATTATAAAATTTTAACGGAAAATGCTTTCGCGAATACGCCACAGATTTACTACAAACATTTATGTGGAGAGTATAACACCGCCTCGGCATTTGGGTTATGGACGGGCTCTAAAATTATTAAAACACAGACAATTCCAGATCTAATTAAAGTTAATTCAATAGAGAAACCTGCATATAATACTATTTTATTATACAATCAGTTAAACGGAAAAGAACATAGTTTTACATTAATTTCAAAATGA